A segment of the Thermoplasmatales archaeon genome:
TCATATGCCCCTTTTGCTTCAGCAAGAGCATATCTTCGCAAAACATAATCATTTTCGAAAGCAACAGCGATCATTCTTGCGATTGCATATGAATAAATTTCCATTTCAAAATCTACTTCATTTACTAATGGCATATCCCTGACAATTCCTTCAATTATTGCCTGTCTA
Coding sequences within it:
- a CDS encoding DNA primase regulatory subunit PriL, producing the protein MELIKISKYPFLSEAKEWVKNRGVSIEEILDDIIYERARRRGVERVRQAIIEGIVRDMPLVNEVDFEMEIYSYAIARMIAVAFENDYVLRRYALAEAKGAY